TTCCACCATGCGGCGGGCTTCTTCGGCGCTGATTTCGCCACGAGCAACCATTTCATCTGCCAGCTTTTGCACCTGCACCCGCAAATCTGCCAGCGTGCTGCCCGCTTTTTCACCCGCGTAGGATGCTAGTCCAACTCCCAGATAAAATGCCTTTTGAACCAGATCTCCAAAGCCTGCCATAGCGATGTGGCTCCTCTGCCAAGGGTCTAGATGTTGCAAATGTTGCAATATCACGAAGTTTCAACATTGCAATATTGCGTTAGAAGTTAACCAGACAAACGCACAAAAGTACGTGAAATCTTTCCGAGTATTGCCGAAAGACTACGCAGCCGTCTGGCGTTTTTCCAGTGGTCAATACTATTCAGCATAGCGGTTTAGCGAGGTGGTTAACCGGGTGGGATTTCTAGACACCCAGGTACGGAAATTTGTGGGGGACATTTATGATGGACATTTGTAATGGAATGGCCCAGCGATCCTGCCCTCATCCTCCACACCCCAACCCTCCGATTACTGCCAGCAAGAGCAAGTGTGCCGCAGCAAGTCCAGGGCGGCTCTTATCCTCCACGCCCCAACCCTCCGATTACTGCTGCCAATATTTATACGCTGCGTAGGCCATCGTCACCACACCCGTCACGATCGCCGTTTCGTCTACATGAAACTGGGGATGGTGCAGCGGATAGTTGGGCTTGTCAGCAAAGGCTACACCCAGGCGAAACATAGTGCCAGGAGCATGTTGCAGATACAGTGAGAAGTCCTCAGCACCGAGGGAGGGTTCTAAAAGAATTTGGACGCGATCGCCCCCCCAAGCTTCCGATGCCGCCGACTCCATAATCTGCGTCAACGCTGGGTCATTTTGTACCGAAGGCACACCCCGGCGATAGTTCATCGTGTACTTTGCCCCATAGCTCTGACAGACATTCGCCACGATTTGCTCGATCCAGACCGGCAGACTGGCGCTGGTTTCAGGATGGAGCGATCGCACAGTCCCCAGCATCCGCACCTGATCCGCAATCACATTCGGTGCCCGCCCGCCCTGGATTTGCCCAATCGTTAGCACCACTGGCCGCAGCGGGTTTTGCGTCCTACTAATCGCCTGTTGCAGCGTCGTCACCACCTGCGATGCAATCCAGATCGCGTCGATCGCCTCATGCGGTCGCGCCCCATGCCCCGATTCGCCCATAATCACCAGTTCCAAATCGTCCGCCGCCGCCGTCAGCGCCCCATAGCGAATCCCCACCGATCCCCCCGGAATCGTCGGAAACGTGTGAACCCCAAAGATAGCCGTCACGCCCTCCATCACCCCATCACGAATCATCCAGCCTGCGCCCTGCGCCGTTTCCTCCGCAGGCTGAAACAAGAACCGAATCGTGCCTGGAAACTGAATCCCCAACTGCGCCAGCACCATCGCTGTCCCCAGCCCCACAGTGGTATGCACATCATGACCGCAGGCGTGCATAATTCCCGGCTGCCGCGAAGCAAATTCCAGGCCTGTACGCTCCTGAATTGGCAGCGCATCCATATCCGTGCGAATTGCCAACATTCGGGAGTCTCTGTCTGTGCCGCGCAGTTCTGCCACTACGCCTGTCTTGCCGACTAGTTCCTGCACATGCAGTCCACAAGACGACACCACACCTGAAACATAAGCAGCCGTCTGGTATTCCTGTCCGCTCAGTTCAGGATGGCTATGCAGATGGCGGCGAATTTCAACCAGTCGGGGGGCAAGGCTCGCAGCAAGATCTTTAATTTGGCTCAGCATGGAGACAGACAATGGTAGAGGTTAACCTCATAATAAAGAGTTGTTAAGAAAAGGTTCTACTGGCCGCCTCCATCACCTCATCACCCTATCACGGTTCATCCGTACCAAATCCCGCCACAAAGGATACATTAGAGGAACAGTCTCTTCTCTATAGTCTTTCTCCCTACTCTCTTCTCTCTAACGCTGCTTTGGAGAATCGCACCCTATGGAGTCCATCGTTGCTGCCCTTGCTCTCCTAATTGTGGGTTACACTGTCGGCTCCGTCAGAATCATCAATCAGGGCACCGAGGCGCTAGTAGAGCGACTCGGGAAGTTTCACCGCAAGCTCACGGCAGGGCTGAATTTTGTGGTGCCGTTCCTCGACACGATTGTTCTAGAAGAATCCACCCGGGAGCGCGTGCTGGATATCGACAAGCAAAAGGCGATTACCGGGGACAACGTATCGGCTGACGTAGACGCGGTAGTCTACTGGCGAATTTTGCAGCTAGAGCGCACGTTCTATGCCGTGGAAAATATTGAGGAAGCGCTGGAGAGCCTAGTGACGACGACGCTCCGTTCCGAAATTGGGCGAATGAGTCTGGCTCAGACTTTTTCCTCTAGAAACGAGATCAACCAGGCCTTGCTGCACCAGCTTGACGAAGCAACTGCAACCTGGGGCGTGAAGGTGACGCGGGTGGAGGTGCAGAGCATTGAGCCTGCCCCAGATGTGCTGCGGGCAATGGAGCTAGAACGTGCTGCCGAAAGTAAAAAGAAGGCGGCTATT
The Thermoleptolyngbya sichuanensis A183 DNA segment above includes these coding regions:
- a CDS encoding M20 family metallopeptidase — protein: MLSQIKDLAASLAPRLVEIRRHLHSHPELSGQEYQTAAYVSGVVSSCGLHVQELVGKTGVVAELRGTDRDSRMLAIRTDMDALPIQERTGLEFASRQPGIMHACGHDVHTTVGLGTAMVLAQLGIQFPGTIRFLFQPAEETAQGAGWMIRDGVMEGVTAIFGVHTFPTIPGGSVGIRYGALTAAADDLELVIMGESGHGARPHEAIDAIWIASQVVTTLQQAISRTQNPLRPVVLTIGQIQGGRAPNVIADQVRMLGTVRSLHPETSASLPVWIEQIVANVCQSYGAKYTMNYRRGVPSVQNDPALTQIMESAASEAWGGDRVQILLEPSLGAEDFSLYLQHAPGTMFRLGVAFADKPNYPLHHPQFHVDETAIVTGVVTMAYAAYKYWQQ
- a CDS encoding SPFH domain-containing protein, with product MESIVAALALLIVGYTVGSVRIINQGTEALVERLGKFHRKLTAGLNFVVPFLDTIVLEESTRERVLDIDKQKAITGDNVSADVDAVVYWRILQLERTFYAVENIEEALESLVTTTLRSEIGRMSLAQTFSSRNEINQALLHQLDEATATWGVKVTRVEVQSIEPAPDVLRAMELERAAESKKKAAISEAQGKKQAAIEEAEGAVQSMKMIADALKSQPNSREIMKYLVAQRYVDASYRLGDSPNSKIVFMDPKALTEALSELIDPNAPPPSQHPLNPPKE